From the genome of Caminicella sporogenes DSM 14501:
TTGCGACTATATTAAAGCCAATTGTAGTACCGATTTATACGGCATTAGGAGCAGACCCTGCAATGTTTGCAACTACTCTATTGGCAAATGATATGGGCGGATACCCTTTGGCAATGGAATTGGCTCAAAGTCGTGAGGCAGGGCTTTTTGCAGGTTTAATATTAGGAGGAATGATGGGACCTACTATTGTTTTTACAATTCCTGTGGCTCTTGGAATAATTAATAAGGAAGATCACAGATTTTTAGCTACTGGTATATTGGCAGGACTCATTACTATTCCTATTGGATGTTTAGCAGGTGGAATAGTTGCTGGATTTGAACTTTCTATGATACTTAGCAATTTAGTGCCAATTATCATAGTTTCATTAATATTAGCATTTGGTTTGTGGAAGATACCTGAAAAGATGATAAAAGGTTTTACAGTATTTGGGAAAGGAGTTGTTGCAGTAATTACTATTGGTTTAGCTGCAATAATCATTGAAACTTTAACGGGGATAGTTGTAATACCGGGTATGGCTCCAGTTTCAGATGGTATTGAGATAGTTGGTTCTATTGCATTAATGTTGGCAGGAGCATTTCCGATGGTGCATTTCATTACAAAGGCATTTAAAAAACCATTATTTAAATTAGGTAAATTATTAGGGATGGGAGATGTTGCAGCAGCAGGAATGGTTGCATCATTAGCAAACAATATCCCCATGTTTGGGTTAATGAAGGATATGGATGATAGAGGAAAAATTATTAATGTTGCATTTGCAGTAAGTGCTTCATTTGTATTTGGAGACCATCTTGGATTTACTGCAGGGGTTGCAAAAGATATGATATTTCCAATGGTTGTAGGAAAATTAGTTGCAGGAATTACAGCAGTAGCTTTAGCAATAATTATAGCTAATAAGTCATTAAAAAATAATATACCAGAGAGTAATTTATAGCATTAAAGACTTTATTTTAACAATGGAAATGAAAAAATCATCTTTCAATTGGACTCTTAAGTATGATGAAATAGATTATGTTATAGACGGAACATTGGAAATTATAATTGGATATAGAAAAGTTGTTGGAAAAAAAGGAGACATATTATTAATTCCTAAGAATACTGAAATTCAATTTAGTACTCCAGATTTTTGTAGATTTATGTATGTAGTATATCCAGCCAATTGGCAGGAACAGTAAGTCTTGGTAGTTTTATTTAAAAGTATAAATACTGTGCCTAAATTAAATGTGGGTACAGTATTTTTTCTGTAAAAAATATCTATAAATACAAAAATAACACAATATATGTTAAAATATAATTATGATAAAAGAGTATAAATATAAGGAGTATTTTGTTTGAGAATTTAAAGACATAATATATTTAGAAACTAAGGTGATAAAAATAAAAAAAAGTGAAAATAACAGTAAACGCAAATTTATTCCAAAACCTATATTTATAACATTTATATTATTAGGATTAAGTATTTTTTTATTTTATTCTGGTGTTTTAGACAGTTTAAATCAAAAAAAAGAGATAAATGATTTAAAATTACGAGTATCAAATCTAGAAAAAAAAATAAATGAAAAA
Proteins encoded in this window:
- the eutH gene encoding ethanolamine utilization protein EutH, yielding MSINEIIVYIMVFFMAVGAVDKILGNKYGFGEKFDEGIMAMGSLAVAMVGVVSLAPVLATILKPIVVPIYTALGADPAMFATTLLANDMGGYPLAMELAQSREAGLFAGLILGGMMGPTIVFTIPVALGIINKEDHRFLATGILAGLITIPIGCLAGGIVAGFELSMILSNLVPIIIVSLILAFGLWKIPEKMIKGFTVFGKGVVAVITIGLAAIIIETLTGIVVIPGMAPVSDGIEIVGSIALMLAGAFPMVHFITKAFKKPLFKLGKLLGMGDVAAAGMVASLANNIPMFGLMKDMDDRGKIINVAFAVSASFVFGDHLGFTAGVAKDMIFPMVVGKLVAGITAVALAIIIANKSLKNNIPESNL